A region of the Lycium barbarum isolate Lr01 chromosome 1, ASM1917538v2, whole genome shotgun sequence genome:
ACTGAATTAGTCAGCACAAAAATCTGTGTCTTTGTCTGACTGTCTGACAGTCCTTGCGATCACAACCCTCCAACTGGGATCagacactgaaatatattgacTTTCATAACCCTCAATCTTCCTTCCTTTGCACTACCATCCACTTTCATATACTATCCTTAACAAAGCGCATCACTAACTACAAAGACATACTTTGGACTATTCTTATGTCCGGTGCAACTACTGATTCTGGTTGTACTTCCTGATTATGTAGTATtcacaaactaaacaaaataatgTTTGCTAGCTCAAATTACCTTAATATCTTTCTTTGCTACAGCTAATAAAAAATAGTTGTTTTAGACTATGCTTATGTATAAAGCCTATTGGGTTCTAGTAGTTACTTCACTAGATTTCTCTTTTTTTAGTGGAGATAATAAGAGTATCTTATGTTAGATAGATAGGCTGATATGTATGTTAGATAGATAGGCTGATATGTATGTCAGATAGATAGACTCAAATCTACATGCCCCCAAATATTTTGTTTTTAATTGAGGACTTGCACCTTTTGTTTTCGCAGACCGAAACTTTGAATAGTGGCAGCTTTTGTGCATGTCTCTATCCCACTCTACACATAACACCACGCAAAAAATAATAGGATCAAATCCTCAAATTAAGTACCTAAATTCGAAGCAGTGTTGGCATAAACAAAATGCTTTATTCTATACTACTCCATATTTAATACCACTACAAATTAAACAACAAAAGACAAACCAGTAAACTAAACTTCAAATCTGTAATACTATATATATGCCCTTATATCTTGCTTCTTTTTGTGAGCACTTGTGAAGTTGATCAAAAGTAAACTAAGGTCCAGCTTTTCAAGAATTAAGCAGCATGGGAACAAAATGTGGGCGATGGAATCCAACCGCAGAACAGGTTAAAGTTCTAACTGACCTGTTCAGGTCTGGACTCCGTACACCAACAACAGATCAGATTCAAAAGATATCGTCTCAGTTGAGCTTTTATGGAAACATCGAGAGTAAGAATGTTTTTTATTGGTTCCAAAACCATAAAGCTCGAGAAAGACAGAAACGTCGACGTAAGGTTTTGGTTGATGAACCAATAAATGAAGAGAGAACCCGGTTCTGCCAGGATAAGAATATCTCTTCAAACAAACGTAAGTCAACCGGTTGATTTCTCATATTCTCACTTgactaatactccctctgtctcactTTATGtcacgtatttttttttttagtctgccaaaaaaaatacatttttatatttagaaataatttaatttaaaatttttaCTTTTGCCCTATTAAAATTATTtacatacatttctatatttagaaatagttTAATTTAAAACTTCTCCTTTTGCCCTGTTGAAATTATTTACAACACACGAATACCAGTGGTTTATTTTagactacaagtttcaaaagtcttctttccTTTCTTAAAATTCGTATctaatcaaactatatcacataaattgggactgagtAAGTGGTTATTATTTCAGAAATTCACTCTTATTCTTGATTTTAATTTTCTGCAacaaagaaaacatttttttttagaTAAAAACTATATTAGTTTAGTGACCATGTGAGAAATCAACCAGTAAGTCTACAAGGATAAccatttttcttttaatttcctGTATTTTCTTTCAGCATAagtcttatattttttttttactcaaccACTTCAAGAGTGATTGCCTTTCCATTAATCCAAACCAACTGTACACAAACAGAGGAGTATATAACTCCCTGGACCTACGTAATTGGAACAGGCTCCAATTAATCACAAGTAGGATTTCATTTTAGCTCTCAAAAAAATTTGAGTGGGATTCATATCAAGGTTTCATTCAAGGTACATCAAAAGAGTAAGATCTATACATACTCCTATTAACAAAAAAGGAATTCTTAGAATTTTTAATCCTAAAGGAGGGAAAAATTAGCTTATCCATTTTCTTTCAGCATAATCCATAAGTCttatatttgtgtgtgtgtgtgtgtgtgtgcagaTTTTCCAGAGATAACTAGTTATAATGAAGAGCCGGATCAGGCAGAAAGAGTAATAGAGACTTTGCAACTCTTTCCACTAAATTCATTAAGTGAATATTCCGAGTCGGAGAAGCTAAGGTTTTTCGCAGAGGAATACAGAGAGAACATGACATTTTCTTGCAACTATATCGGGGCTGAAATGAATCATCCAACGTTGGATCTACGTCTAAGCTTCTTCTCGTAGAATTATAAAATCTTACAATGTCGTATAAATTAGTAGTAGCAGCATATTTAATGTTAGTCTGGATG
Encoded here:
- the LOC132602687 gene encoding WUSCHEL-related homeobox 5-like; translation: MGTKCGRWNPTAEQVKVLTDLFRSGLRTPTTDQIQKISSQLSFYGNIESKNVFYWFQNHKARERQKRRRKVLVDEPINEERTRFCQDKNISSNKHFPEITSYNEEPDQAERVIETLQLFPLNSLSEYSESEKLRFFAEEYRENMTFSCNYIGAEMNHPTLDLRLSFFS